A single region of the Methylocystis echinoides genome encodes:
- a CDS encoding NAD-dependent epimerase/dehydratase family protein has product MRVFITGTAGFIGFHLARRLLAEGHHVDGFDGMTRYYDPRLKEARRAILLAHENYRDSVAMLEDMPALTEAVARAAPDVMVHLAAQAGVRYSLENPRAYVESNLVGTFNILEAARVAQPRHLLIASTSSVYGASPTVPFHEDDRADHPLTLYAASKKAGEAMAHSYAHLWSIPTTLFRFFTVYGPWGRPDMAPLKFLEAIESGRPIDIYNHGRMSRDFTYVDDLVEAVLRLIDCVPQRDAGDPSVSPVAPWRIVNIGRGAPVPLLDFIDTLEDALGKKAQRNYLDMQKGDVPRTFASAELLEKLTGYRPQTSVEEGVRALVDWYRAYRAGHGPLQV; this is encoded by the coding sequence TTGCGCGTTTTCATCACCGGCACGGCCGGCTTCATCGGCTTCCACCTCGCGCGGCGGTTGCTGGCGGAGGGTCATCATGTCGATGGCTTCGACGGGATGACGCGCTATTACGATCCCCGGCTGAAGGAAGCGCGCCGCGCCATTCTGCTCGCGCATGAGAATTACCGCGACAGCGTCGCCATGCTGGAGGACATGCCGGCGCTGACGGAGGCCGTCGCGCGCGCGGCCCCCGATGTGATGGTGCATCTCGCGGCGCAGGCCGGCGTGCGCTACAGCCTCGAAAACCCGCGCGCCTATGTCGAGTCCAATCTCGTCGGAACCTTCAACATTCTCGAAGCCGCGCGGGTGGCGCAGCCGCGCCATCTTCTCATCGCCTCGACGAGTTCCGTCTATGGCGCCAGCCCGACCGTGCCCTTTCACGAGGACGACCGCGCCGATCATCCGCTCACGCTCTATGCGGCGAGCAAGAAGGCGGGCGAGGCGATGGCGCATTCCTATGCGCATCTGTGGTCGATCCCGACGACGCTGTTTCGTTTCTTCACGGTCTATGGCCCATGGGGCCGACCCGACATGGCGCCGCTGAAATTCCTCGAGGCGATCGAGAGCGGGCGGCCGATCGACATCTACAATCACGGCAGGATGTCGCGCGACTTCACCTATGTGGACGATCTGGTCGAGGCGGTCCTGCGGCTGATAGACTGCGTTCCGCAGCGCGACGCCGGCGACCCGTCGGTGTCGCCGGTGGCGCCCTGGCGCATCGTGAACATCGGCCGCGGCGCGCCGGTTCCCCTGCTCGACTTCATCGACACGCTGGAGGATGCGCTCGGCAAGAAGGCGCAGCGCAATTATCTCGACATGCAGAAAGGCGACGTGCCGCGCACCTTCGCCTCCGCCGAGCTGCTGGAAAAGCTGACGGGATATCGGCCTCAGACCTCGGTGGAGGAGGGGGTGCGCGCCCTCGTCGACTGGTACCGCGCCTATCGCGCCGGGCACGGGCCACTGCAGGTTTAG
- a CDS encoding GNAT family N-acetyltransferase, whose product MGAVAPPRPLAQSDARDQFDCGRESLNNWFRRHAWANHVNDLSRVSVLSDAETGRVIGYVALSAAQIERSWLPKTQQRNRPDAVPVLLLGQLAVDNAYQGRGYAVDLLLYALKAALRVAETAGCMGVVTHPLDDGVRSFYARCGFEELPFDPRRAMIVRMADLRLLRL is encoded by the coding sequence TTGGGGGCTGTTGCGCCGCCCCGTCCGCTTGCCCAGAGTGATGCGCGCGACCAATTCGACTGCGGACGAGAAAGCCTGAATAACTGGTTCCGACGGCACGCGTGGGCCAACCACGTTAATGACCTGTCGCGCGTGAGCGTGCTTTCGGACGCTGAAACAGGTCGCGTCATCGGTTACGTCGCGCTCAGCGCCGCGCAGATTGAGCGCAGCTGGCTGCCAAAGACACAGCAACGCAATCGCCCAGACGCAGTACCAGTCTTGCTTCTGGGACAGCTCGCCGTGGACAATGCCTATCAGGGGCGCGGTTATGCAGTCGACTTGCTGCTCTACGCTCTCAAGGCGGCGCTTCGCGTGGCGGAAACCGCCGGGTGCATGGGCGTCGTCACGCACCCGCTCGACGATGGCGTAAGAAGTTTCTACGCGAGATGTGGTTTTGAGGAACTGCCGTTCGACCCGCGGCGCGCCATGATCGTGCGCATGGCGGACCTTCGACTCCTGCGACTGTAA
- a CDS encoding lytic murein transglycosylase, whose amino-acid sequence MTQKASTLFAPNRRRALYGLAATLVVGAAPAQAADFAEFIEGLWPSAQVAGVSRATFDAAVSGLAPEPGVLSKPKAQAEFTISIPAYLASTVTNSRVARGQSTAAALAGPLGRATARHGVPGEIIVAILGVESNFGVATGGADVLAVLATLAWKGHRAETFIGEFVDALVMLEKGYATRGQLRGSWAGAMGQPQFMPSAYLKFAESDDGAGAPDIWRSHADAVASIANFLAKSGWVAGLPAVLEIRLPDGFDYAAFDLDLARWRALGVARADGGALPASGAASLYLPAGASGPAFLITDNFEVIRQYNTSDAYAMSVAVLAERIAGRDIPLAPWPRVAPLSTADVKAMQQLLTQKGYYQGTIDGKLGRTSRNAIHAFQLAEGIQPADGFATKAVLAQLRR is encoded by the coding sequence ATGACGCAAAAGGCTTCCACCCTATTCGCCCCGAACCGGCGCCGCGCGCTTTACGGTCTGGCGGCGACGCTCGTCGTCGGCGCCGCGCCGGCCCAGGCCGCCGATTTTGCTGAATTTATCGAAGGACTTTGGCCGTCTGCGCAGGTGGCCGGCGTGTCGCGCGCGACGTTCGACGCCGCCGTTTCCGGCCTCGCCCCCGAGCCGGGCGTCCTCTCGAAACCGAAGGCGCAGGCGGAGTTCACCATTTCGATTCCGGCCTATCTCGCCTCGACAGTGACAAATAGTCGCGTCGCCCGCGGCCAGTCGACGGCCGCCGCGCTCGCCGGCCCGCTCGGCCGCGCGACGGCCCGTCATGGCGTGCCGGGCGAGATCATCGTCGCCATTCTCGGCGTCGAGAGCAATTTCGGCGTGGCGACGGGCGGCGCCGATGTGCTTGCGGTGCTGGCGACGCTCGCCTGGAAGGGCCACCGCGCGGAGACCTTTATCGGCGAATTCGTCGACGCGCTGGTCATGCTGGAAAAGGGCTATGCGACGCGCGGGCAGTTGCGCGGCTCCTGGGCCGGCGCCATGGGCCAGCCGCAATTCATGCCCTCCGCCTATCTGAAGTTCGCGGAGAGCGATGACGGCGCGGGCGCGCCGGACATCTGGCGCTCCCATGCCGACGCCGTCGCCAGCATCGCCAATTTTCTCGCCAAGTCCGGCTGGGTCGCGGGCCTTCCCGCCGTCTTGGAGATCCGCCTCCCCGATGGCTTCGATTACGCCGCCTTCGATCTCGATCTCGCGCGCTGGCGCGCGCTCGGCGTCGCCCGGGCGGATGGCGGGGCGCTGCCGGCGAGCGGCGCCGCGAGCCTCTATCTGCCGGCCGGCGCCAGCGGCCCGGCGTTCCTGATCACCGACAATTTCGAGGTCATCCGGCAGTACAACACCTCCGACGCCTACGCCATGTCGGTCGCCGTGCTGGCCGAGCGCATCGCCGGCCGCGACATCCCGCTCGCGCCCTGGCCCCGCGTCGCGCCGCTGTCGACGGCCGACGTCAAGGCGATGCAGCAATTGCTGACGCAGAAGGGCTATTATCAGGGAACCATCGACGGCAAGCTCGGCCGCACCAGCCGCAACGCGATCCATGCGTTCCAGTTGGCCGAAGGCATACAGCCGGCGGATGGGTTCGCCACAAAGGCGGTGCTGGCGCAGCTTCGCCGTTAG
- a CDS encoding 2-isopropylmalate synthase, whose product MTHPANGSKNSERVVIFDTTLRDGEQSPGASMTLEEKLEVADLLDHLGVDIIEAGFPIASPGDFESVSEVARRVKNASVAGLARASEKDIDRCAEALREAARPRIHTFISTSPVHMKYKLQMEPERVLELVASSVTRARNHVADVEWSAEDGTRTEMDFLCRCVETAIRAGATTINIPDTVGYTTPQEYEQLFRTVRERVPNADKAIFSVHCHDDLGLAVANSLAGVRGGARQVECTINGLGERAGNAAMEEVVMALKTRPDILPFHTNIDAKLLTRASKLVSAVTSFPVQYNKAIVGRNAFAHESGIHQDGMLKNAHTYEIMTPESVGVSKTSLVMGKHSGRHAFREKLKELGYDLGENQLNDAFNRFKELADRKKFVYDEDLVALVDDEIVTANDHIKVLALMVMAGTHGPQSAALTLDIEGDKVTHQATGNGPVDAIFNAIKALAPHEAVLELYQVHAVTEGTDAQAEVSVRLSEDGKSVTGRGADPDTLVASARAYVSALNKLMVKRGRARPEAMQAV is encoded by the coding sequence ATGACCCATCCCGCGAACGGCTCCAAGAACAGCGAGCGCGTCGTTATCTTCGACACGACTTTGCGCGACGGCGAACAATCGCCCGGCGCCTCCATGACGCTAGAGGAAAAGCTGGAGGTCGCCGATCTCCTGGATCACTTGGGCGTTGACATTATCGAGGCGGGCTTTCCGATCGCCAGCCCCGGCGATTTCGAAAGCGTGTCGGAAGTCGCGCGTCGCGTGAAGAACGCCTCCGTCGCCGGCCTCGCCCGCGCCTCCGAGAAGGATATCGACCGCTGCGCCGAGGCGCTGCGCGAGGCGGCGCGTCCGCGCATTCACACCTTCATCTCCACCTCGCCCGTTCACATGAAATACAAGCTCCAGATGGAGCCGGAGCGCGTGCTGGAGCTGGTCGCCTCCTCCGTGACGCGGGCCCGCAATCATGTGGCGGATGTCGAATGGTCGGCCGAGGACGGCACGCGCACGGAAATGGATTTCCTGTGCCGCTGCGTCGAGACCGCGATCCGCGCCGGCGCGACGACGATCAATATTCCGGACACCGTTGGTTACACGACGCCGCAGGAATATGAGCAGCTCTTCCGAACGGTGCGCGAGCGCGTGCCCAACGCCGACAAGGCGATCTTCTCCGTGCATTGCCACGACGATCTGGGGCTCGCGGTGGCCAATTCGCTGGCCGGCGTGCGCGGCGGCGCGCGTCAGGTGGAATGCACGATCAACGGTCTGGGAGAGCGCGCCGGCAACGCCGCGATGGAGGAAGTCGTGATGGCGCTGAAGACGCGCCCCGACATTCTGCCGTTTCACACCAACATCGACGCGAAGCTGCTGACGCGCGCGTCGAAGCTCGTCTCGGCGGTGACGTCCTTCCCGGTGCAGTACAACAAGGCGATCGTCGGCCGAAACGCCTTCGCGCATGAGAGCGGCATCCATCAGGACGGCATGCTGAAGAATGCGCACACGTACGAGATCATGACGCCGGAAAGCGTCGGCGTGTCGAAGACCTCGCTCGTGATGGGCAAGCATTCGGGCCGCCACGCCTTCCGCGAGAAGCTGAAGGAGCTGGGCTACGATCTGGGCGAGAACCAGCTCAACGACGCCTTCAATCGCTTCAAGGAATTGGCCGACCGCAAGAAGTTCGTCTACGACGAGGATCTGGTTGCGCTCGTGGACGACGAGATCGTCACCGCCAACGACCACATCAAGGTGCTGGCGCTGATGGTGATGGCGGGCACGCATGGGCCGCAGTCGGCGGCGCTGACGCTCGACATCGAGGGCGACAAGGTCACCCATCAGGCGACCGGCAACGGCCCCGTCGACGCCATCTTCAACGCCATCAAGGCGCTGGCGCCGCATGAAGCGGTGCTGGAGCTCTATCAGGTCCACGCGGTCACCGAGGGTACGGACGCGCAGGCGGAAGTCTCGGTGCGTCTGTCGGAAGACGGCAAGTCCGTCACCGGCCGCGGCGCCGATCCGGATACGCTCGTCGCCTCCGCGCGCGCCTATGTTTCGGCGCTCAACAAGCTGATGGTGAAGCGCGGTCGCGCGCGGCCGGAGGCCATGCAGGCGGTGTAG
- the truA gene encoding tRNA pseudouridine(38-40) synthase TruA, with amino-acid sequence MPRYALTIEYDGGPFVGWQRQANGMSVQQRLEEAVLAINGERAVIHGAGRTDAGVHALGQVAHVDLRRAWRVDRLRDALNAHLKPDPIAVVDARAVEETFEARFSAIRRHYRYLIDNRRAPLTVTLGRAWHVKRPLDAEAMHEAAQRLVGRYDFTTFRASECQANSPIRTLERLDVCRDGDRIEIVTCARSFLHNQVRSMAGSLEHVGTGKWRAEDLADALAAKDRARCGQVAPPHGLYLVAVDY; translated from the coding sequence ATGCCGCGCTACGCCCTCACCATCGAATATGACGGCGGCCCTTTCGTCGGCTGGCAGCGGCAGGCCAACGGCATGTCGGTGCAACAGCGGCTGGAGGAGGCGGTCCTCGCCATCAATGGCGAACGCGCCGTCATTCACGGGGCGGGGCGCACCGACGCCGGCGTTCATGCGCTGGGTCAGGTCGCCCATGTCGACCTCCGCCGCGCGTGGCGCGTGGACAGGCTGCGCGACGCGCTCAACGCCCATCTCAAGCCCGACCCCATCGCCGTCGTCGACGCGCGCGCGGTCGAGGAGACCTTCGAGGCGCGTTTCTCCGCGATCCGCCGGCACTATCGCTACCTGATCGACAATCGCCGCGCGCCGCTCACCGTGACGCTCGGCCGCGCCTGGCACGTCAAGCGGCCGCTCGACGCCGAGGCCATGCATGAGGCCGCCCAGCGGCTTGTCGGTCGCTACGACTTCACGACCTTTCGCGCCTCGGAATGCCAGGCCAATTCGCCGATCCGCACGCTCGAGCGGCTGGATGTGTGTCGCGACGGCGACCGCATCGAAATCGTCACCTGCGCCCGCTCCTTCCTGCACAATCAGGTGCGATCCATGGCCGGTTCGCTGGAGCATGTGGGAACGGGCAAATGGCGCGCCGAGGATCTCGCCGACGCCCTCGCCGCCAAAGACCGTGCGCGCTGCGGACAGGTCGCGCCGCCGCACGGTCTCTATCTCGTCGCCGTCGATTACTGA
- a CDS encoding LemA family protein produces the protein MALLVFLGLAAAVGLWLVGAYNGLVNLRQRCRQAFSDINVQLKQRHDLVPNLVETVKGYATHEKSTLDEVIRARNAAVSAAGPDATGAAEGALTGALSRLIALSEAYPDLKANQNFQQLQSELSDIENKISASRRFLNNTVAEYNATREGFPGFLIAQRFGFEPEAYFNLDPAEQKAVEAAPKVQF, from the coding sequence ATGGCGCTATTGGTCTTTCTTGGGCTCGCCGCCGCCGTCGGCCTGTGGCTCGTCGGCGCCTATAACGGGCTCGTGAATCTGCGGCAGCGCTGCCGGCAGGCGTTTTCGGACATCAACGTCCAGCTCAAACAGCGCCATGACCTCGTGCCCAATCTGGTCGAGACCGTGAAGGGCTACGCCACCCACGAAAAATCGACGCTCGACGAGGTCATCCGCGCCCGCAACGCCGCCGTCTCCGCCGCCGGCCCGGACGCGACCGGCGCCGCCGAGGGCGCCCTCACCGGCGCGCTCTCCCGGCTGATCGCGCTTTCCGAGGCCTATCCCGATCTGAAGGCCAACCAGAATTTCCAGCAGCTCCAGAGCGAGCTGTCGGATATCGAGAACAAGATCTCCGCCTCGCGGCGCTTCCTCAACAATACGGTCGCCGAATATAATGCGACGCGCGAGGGCTTCCCGGGCTTTCTGATCGCCCAGCGTTTCGGCTTCGAACCGGAGGCCTATTTCAATCTCGACCCCGCCGAGCAGAAGGCGGTCGAGGCGGCGCCGAAAGTGCAGTTCTGA
- a CDS encoding DUF1778 domain-containing protein, which yields MTTSVLSVRVSPEERLLLEEAASQSRSTLSDFIRRKALEAAEAEIFSRNVITIPAKDWEAFESWLARPAKATPALAELAQRTPSWEK from the coding sequence GTGACCACATCCGTATTGAGCGTTCGGGTATCGCCCGAGGAGCGCCTGCTTCTGGAGGAGGCGGCGTCGCAGTCACGCAGCACTCTGAGCGATTTCATCCGCCGCAAGGCGCTGGAGGCGGCGGAAGCCGAGATTTTCAGCCGCAACGTGATCACCATTCCCGCCAAGGACTGGGAGGCGTTCGAATCCTGGTTGGCCCGACCCGCCAAAGCAACGCCCGCGTTGGCGGAACTCGCGCAGCGCACCCCGTCCTGGGAGAAATAG
- a CDS encoding M48 family metallopeptidase — MFKAYGLYSHIRANRLRSALLLAGFVALLLALMFSFSLLFEAFASGEEPFDVILARAEADFRINWWVGAAASGVWFAIAWMFHQRMIDYATGARAVSRAESPRLYNLLENLCISRGVPIPALQILESDALNAYASGLKEGEYKIAVTRGLLVALTDAEIEAVLAHELTHIRNRDVQVMVVATIFAGVFGFVADLFFRNWDFPFGFSPHRPSTREDDRRESGAGLAIVIALVIIALSWGASVLIRLALSRSREYLADAGSVELTKNPDAMISALRKIEAHSAMPAMPSRMRAFFIESPARVQESGWFSTHPSVDERVRALVDFAGGHDVAVSAPETFPVEDGQADGAFPPDGAPGFLPPDGRHPLDPPQRGPWG, encoded by the coding sequence ATGTTCAAAGCCTATGGCCTTTACTCCCACATTCGCGCCAACCGGCTGCGATCCGCGCTGCTGCTCGCGGGCTTTGTCGCGCTGCTGCTGGCGCTGATGTTTTCCTTCTCGCTGCTCTTCGAGGCCTTCGCCTCGGGAGAGGAGCCCTTCGACGTCATCCTTGCGCGAGCGGAGGCTGACTTCCGCATCAACTGGTGGGTGGGCGCCGCGGCCTCGGGCGTGTGGTTCGCCATCGCCTGGATGTTCCACCAGCGCATGATCGATTACGCCACCGGCGCCCGCGCCGTCTCCCGCGCCGAGTCGCCGCGTCTCTACAATCTGCTGGAAAATCTCTGCATATCCCGGGGCGTGCCAATTCCGGCGCTTCAGATTCTGGAGAGCGACGCCCTGAACGCCTACGCCTCCGGCCTCAAGGAGGGCGAATACAAGATCGCGGTCACGCGCGGACTTCTCGTCGCGCTGACCGACGCCGAGATCGAGGCCGTGCTCGCCCATGAGCTGACCCATATCCGCAACCGCGACGTTCAGGTCATGGTGGTGGCGACGATCTTTGCGGGCGTCTTCGGTTTCGTCGCCGACCTCTTCTTCAGGAACTGGGACTTTCCCTTCGGCTTCTCGCCGCATCGGCCGTCGACGCGCGAGGACGACCGGCGCGAGAGCGGCGCGGGCCTCGCCATCGTCATCGCGCTGGTGATCATCGCGCTCTCCTGGGGCGCTTCGGTGCTGATCCGCCTCGCCCTCTCGCGCTCGCGCGAATATCTCGCCGACGCCGGCTCTGTGGAGCTGACCAAAAATCCGGACGCGATGATTTCGGCGCTGCGCAAGATCGAGGCGCATTCGGCGATGCCGGCGATGCCGTCGCGCATGCGCGCCTTCTTCATCGAGAGCCCGGCGCGCGTGCAGGAATCCGGCTGGTTCTCCACGCATCCGAGCGTCGACGAACGGGTTCGGGCGCTGGTCGATTTCGCCGGCGGGCATGATGTCGCCGTCTCGGCGCCGGAGACGTTTCCGGTCGAAGACGGCCAGGCGGATGGCGCGTTTCCGCCGGATGGGGCGCCCGGCTTCCTGCCGCCGGACGGCCGCCACCCGCTCGATCCGCCGCAACGCGGTCCGTGGGGATAA
- the fmt gene encoding methionyl-tRNA formyltransferase produces MRVIFMGTPDFATALLKELCGRGHEIAAVYSQPPRPAGRGMSDKKSSVHQFAESRGLPVRTPKSLRGAEEVEAFRALGADVAVVAAYGLLLPQPILDAPRHGCLNLHGSLLPRWRGAAPIQRAIMAGDRESGVEVMKMDAGLDTGPVALTAKTPIGPDMTAGELHDRLAELGAPLMAEALDLLAKGALTFTPQREEGACYAAKIDKAEARIDWRRPAQALHDHVRGLTPFPGAFFEGDFGHGVERVKVLRTAVDAGKGAPGTVLDDAGLIACGEGALRLLRVQRAGKGEMGIDEFLRGRRLAKGAALG; encoded by the coding sequence TTGCGCGTGATTTTCATGGGCACGCCGGACTTCGCGACGGCGCTGCTGAAGGAGCTTTGCGGCCGCGGTCACGAGATCGCGGCCGTTTATTCGCAGCCCCCGCGTCCGGCCGGGCGCGGCATGTCGGACAAGAAATCCAGCGTCCACCAGTTCGCCGAAAGCCGGGGCCTTCCGGTGCGCACGCCGAAGAGCCTGCGCGGCGCGGAGGAGGTCGAGGCGTTTCGCGCGCTTGGGGCCGATGTCGCAGTGGTCGCGGCCTATGGGCTGCTGCTGCCGCAGCCGATCCTCGACGCGCCCAGACATGGCTGCCTCAATCTGCATGGCTCGCTGCTGCCGCGCTGGCGCGGCGCGGCGCCCATCCAGCGCGCCATCATGGCGGGCGACCGGGAGAGCGGCGTCGAGGTGATGAAGATGGACGCCGGACTCGACACCGGCCCGGTGGCGCTCACCGCCAAAACCCCCATTGGCCCGGACATGACGGCGGGCGAACTGCACGACCGGCTCGCCGAACTGGGCGCGCCGCTGATGGCGGAGGCGCTCGACCTGCTGGCGAAGGGCGCGCTGACCTTCACGCCGCAGCGGGAGGAGGGGGCCTGCTATGCGGCCAAGATCGACAAGGCCGAGGCGCGCATCGACTGGCGGCGGCCGGCGCAGGCGCTGCACGACCATGTGCGCGGGCTGACGCCCTTTCCGGGCGCCTTTTTCGAGGGCGATTTCGGCCATGGTGTCGAACGGGTGAAGGTACTGCGCACGGCGGTCGACGCCGGCAAGGGCGCCCCGGGGACGGTTCTCGACGACGCCGGGCTCATTGCCTGCGGAGAGGGCGCGCTGCGCCTGCTGCGCGTCCAGCGCGCCGGCAAGGGCGAGATGGGAATCGACGAATTCTTGCGCGGGCGCCGGCTCGCGAAGGGCGCGGCGCTGGGATGA
- the irrA gene encoding iron response transcriptional regulator IrrA, whose product MTHQPVARSFDNSRLLREQPAGVAADPKTRLRNAGLRPTVQRLALSKLLFGKGDRHVSAEALHAEAREAGLTMSLSTVYNTLNQFAEAGLLREIAVQGPRTYFHTRTSPHHHFMDESTGRMFDAADGTVEFARLPAPPEGMEIVGCDVIIRIRPKKG is encoded by the coding sequence ATGACGCATCAGCCAGTTGCCAGGAGCTTCGACAATTCCCGCCTTCTGCGCGAGCAGCCGGCCGGCGTGGCGGCGGACCCGAAGACGCGGCTGCGCAACGCCGGGCTACGGCCGACCGTGCAGCGCCTCGCGCTCAGCAAGCTGCTGTTCGGCAAGGGCGACCGTCACGTCAGCGCCGAGGCGCTGCACGCCGAGGCCCGCGAGGCCGGACTGACCATGTCGCTCTCGACCGTCTACAACACGCTCAACCAGTTCGCCGAGGCGGGTCTCCTGCGCGAGATCGCCGTTCAGGGGCCGCGCACCTACTTCCACACCCGCACCTCGCCCCACCACCATTTCATGGATGAATCCACCGGCCGCATGTTCGACGCCGCCGACGGCACGGTCGAATTCGCCCGGCTCCCGGCTCCGCCGGAGGGCATGGAGATCGTCGGCTGCGACGTGATCATTCGCATCCGCCCCAAGAAGGGGTGA
- the def gene encoding peptide deformylase, with amino-acid sequence MAILPIITLPDPRLRKVSDPVERVDAEIRRLLDDMLETMYEAPGIGLAAIQVAVPKRIVVVDIGKSEEERSPLFLINPEIVWASEELSSYNEGCLSVPDYFDDVKRPAMVKVRHLDREGATQEFDAVGLLATVVQHEMEHLEGGLFIDNLSRLKRERVVKKFAKAARFDGIVAQRRADNRAHEAEEAEA; translated from the coding sequence ATGGCCATTCTGCCCATCATCACCCTGCCCGACCCGAGGCTGCGCAAGGTCTCCGACCCCGTGGAGCGGGTCGACGCCGAAATTCGCCGGCTGCTCGACGACATGCTGGAGACCATGTACGAGGCGCCCGGCATCGGGCTCGCCGCGATTCAGGTCGCCGTGCCCAAGCGCATTGTCGTCGTCGACATCGGCAAGAGCGAGGAGGAGCGCAGCCCGCTGTTCCTCATCAATCCGGAAATCGTCTGGGCCTCCGAGGAACTGTCCTCCTACAATGAGGGCTGCCTGTCGGTGCCGGATTATTTCGACGACGTGAAACGCCCGGCGATGGTCAAGGTGCGCCATCTCGACCGCGAGGGCGCGACGCAGGAATTCGACGCCGTCGGCCTGCTCGCCACCGTCGTCCAGCATGAGATGGAGCATCTCGAGGGCGGGCTCTTCATCGACAATCTGTCGCGGCTGAAACGCGAACGCGTCGTCAAGAAATTCGCCAAGGCCGCCCGCTTCGACGGAATCGTCGCCCAGCGCCGCGCCGACAATCGCGCCCATGAGGCCGAAGAAGCCGAGGCCTGA
- a CDS encoding PQQ-dependent catabolism-associated CXXCW motif protein, translated as MRPAFGAALALAAATAIAGASPAAPAPEPEGYRMDAYRAPVPATLKGATVIDTAKAHDLWSRKAAVFVDALPHAPKPEGLPKNVVWREQPRFDIPGSVWLPDTGFGALSEATQRYFENGLAKASGGDKGRALVFYCLTDCWMSWNAAKRALTLGYANVLWYPEGTDGWAGAKYPLEERKPEPRE; from the coding sequence ATGAGGCCCGCGTTCGGCGCGGCGCTCGCGCTGGCGGCGGCGACGGCCATCGCCGGCGCCTCTCCCGCCGCGCCTGCGCCCGAGCCCGAGGGCTACCGGATGGACGCCTATCGCGCGCCCGTCCCGGCGACGCTGAAGGGCGCGACGGTCATCGACACCGCAAAGGCGCATGATCTGTGGAGCCGCAAGGCGGCGGTGTTCGTCGACGCTCTGCCGCATGCGCCCAAGCCGGAGGGGTTGCCGAAGAATGTCGTCTGGCGCGAGCAGCCGCGCTTCGACATTCCGGGCAGCGTCTGGCTGCCCGACACGGGTTTCGGCGCGCTGTCGGAGGCGACGCAGCGTTACTTCGAAAACGGGCTCGCCAAGGCGAGCGGCGGCGACAAGGGCAGGGCGCTGGTCTTCTATTGCCTGACGGACTGCTGGATGTCGTGGAACGCCGCGAAACGCGCCCTGACGCTCGGCTACGCCAATGTGCTCTGGTATCCGGAAGGCACGGACGGCTGGGCCGGCGCGAAATATCCATTGGAGGAGCGCAAGCCGGAGCCGCGGGAATAG
- a CDS encoding GNAT family N-acetyltransferase, which translates to MVKTAFSIRHARPGDAEEIARVHDESWRDAYRGVIPGVELERMIARRGPAWWLSAIERGTGLLVLDFDNKIGGYSTYGRNRVPSMPYSGEIFELYLSPQYQGLGLGRRLFAVARRELAEHGYLSTIVWALADNEKALAFYRSLGGQTVRRAEERFGNDMLTRVAFGFVSAPVR; encoded by the coding sequence ATGGTCAAAACCGCCTTCTCCATTCGCCACGCCCGCCCCGGCGACGCCGAGGAAATCGCGCGCGTTCACGACGAGTCCTGGCGCGACGCCTATCGCGGCGTCATTCCGGGCGTGGAGCTGGAGCGCATGATCGCGCGGCGTGGCCCGGCATGGTGGCTGTCCGCGATCGAGCGCGGCACGGGCCTGCTGGTGCTCGATTTCGACAACAAGATCGGCGGCTATTCGACCTATGGGCGCAACCGCGTGCCCTCCATGCCCTATTCGGGCGAAATCTTCGAACTCTATCTGTCGCCGCAATATCAGGGGCTCGGGCTTGGTCGGCGTCTCTTCGCCGTGGCGCGGCGCGAGCTCGCGGAGCACGGCTATCTGTCGACCATCGTCTGGGCGTTGGCCGACAATGAGAAGGCGCTCGCCTTTTATCGCAGCCTCGGCGGCCAGACCGTGCGGCGCGCGGAAGAGCGTTTCGGCAACGACATGCTGACCCGCGTCGCCTTCGGCTTCGTCTCGGCGCCGGTGCGCTGA